One Fuerstiella marisgermanici DNA window includes the following coding sequences:
- a CDS encoding RNA polymerase sigma factor — protein sequence MQIANESIWLESIVQLHDGYEVDAVARFTDRLLRLASSRLPNRLQQRVDPEDIVQSVFRSFFDRNSRGRFQFEQSPDVWRLLAAMTYRKVKKTIRHHGQQLRDVRREASTPSDFPTAQDDAPTASSWVVMMELLEGILEQIPETHQRIVRLRLDGHSIDEIAATVGVTSRTVDRALSLVRKVASEMMGDE from the coding sequence ATGCAGATCGCAAACGAATCAATTTGGCTGGAGAGCATCGTGCAATTGCACGATGGGTATGAAGTCGATGCCGTGGCCAGATTCACGGATCGTTTGTTGAGGCTGGCGAGTTCACGATTGCCGAATCGTCTTCAGCAGCGAGTGGATCCCGAAGACATTGTGCAGTCAGTCTTTCGCAGCTTCTTCGACCGAAACAGCAGGGGGCGGTTTCAGTTTGAACAAAGCCCGGACGTCTGGCGATTACTTGCCGCGATGACCTATCGAAAGGTCAAGAAAACCATTCGTCATCATGGTCAACAGCTGCGAGATGTCAGGCGCGAAGCTTCGACACCCAGCGATTTTCCGACGGCTCAGGATGATGCACCAACCGCCTCATCGTGGGTGGTGATGATGGAGTTGCTTGAGGGGATTCTGGAACAGATTCCTGAAACTCATCAGCGAATCGTGCGATTGCGACTGGACGGCCATTCGATCGATGAAATCGCAGCGACGGTCGGCGTCACGTCCAGAACCGTTGACCGAGCGCTTTCCTTAGTTCGCAAAGTGGCTTCTGAAATGATGGGCGACGAATGA
- a CDS encoding helix-turn-helix domain-containing protein: protein MQTLNEVAANGAGQSSNNRLNLLTPANPAKDLISTGEWCEIGHLLELSNRELDVARLLFEGMSREQIALALRKADGSCLSPETVRVYIDRLWRKLNVSNHMQLAIRLLRVQRLIQQG, encoded by the coding sequence ATGCAAACACTCAACGAGGTTGCGGCGAATGGCGCGGGCCAATCATCGAATAATCGCCTGAACCTGCTCACGCCTGCAAACCCAGCAAAAGATTTGATTTCGACGGGGGAATGGTGCGAGATTGGCCACCTGCTGGAGTTGTCCAATCGCGAACTGGATGTCGCCAGGTTGCTGTTCGAAGGCATGAGTCGCGAACAGATCGCGCTGGCCCTCCGCAAGGCCGATGGCAGTTGCCTCAGTCCCGAAACTGTGCGCGTGTACATCGATCGCCTGTGGCGAAAACTCAACGTTTCCAACCACATGCAACTGGCCATCCGCCTGCTGCGCGTCCAACGCCTGATTCAGCAGGGTTAA